The Bacteroidota bacterium genome has a segment encoding these proteins:
- a CDS encoding T9SS type A sorting domain-containing protein gives MNKNINILVFIFFAMTCITFSLQGQPSPEEKYQVYRDRLRMEFMAGIGPETGFSLPALARDTVTGTILWSDCTIDLGQYIGVLGTEYHILSQEGKETGQTVKELYYALYALNRLDISAEIYFGGEPSLNGFFIRDDVSTDSLNMDSVLSRLNQGLPVPLIDSLRSDLMSSNTRDKEESLDQAILLITGLGLVRKCVPEDVVYSENNTILPFQDFETSLSKEASNQIARIVNYMKEGDSVIVRRDTTDPNLYGIMGENWDFIIKNPVTYENVMRGENAFLLSAGFAGAKYHLTGQDSPTTDTIRETTANEIFQYLENYMIPNQEDFKVINLDAMSNIWPEGLQADTTFTDYNARVLGPRSRQQDYGWIPMLHQMVFGGKNYLMSYLPPDTIFYNDPEAYYEYLLELAPSEGPYNYNDSIYPNFEWSSTSRTIHPERRGETGTAFPGNYNGLDYMLYYNLYRILFEYPVIIEEITPEDFLVFPNPAKDYIMVSYPQPFRLKLTDTYGRLLQEKQCSHAGVYKMSLNSFSSGTYILIIFPEKEKPIAKKIIIL, from the coding sequence ATGAATAAAAACATAAACATATTGGTCTTTATCTTTTTTGCCATGACCTGTATCACTTTTTCACTTCAGGGGCAACCTTCTCCGGAAGAAAAGTATCAGGTTTACCGGGATCGTTTGAGAATGGAATTTATGGCAGGAATAGGCCCTGAGACAGGTTTCAGCTTACCTGCTCTGGCACGGGATACTGTGACCGGTACCATTTTATGGTCGGATTGCACCATTGATCTGGGGCAATACATTGGCGTTCTGGGAACAGAATATCATATTCTTTCGCAGGAAGGTAAAGAGACAGGGCAAACGGTAAAGGAGCTTTATTATGCCCTGTATGCTCTTAACCGTCTGGATATTAGCGCCGAGATATATTTCGGTGGTGAACCCAGCCTTAACGGTTTCTTTATTCGTGATGATGTAAGTACCGACTCCCTGAATATGGATTCGGTACTTTCTCGATTAAACCAGGGTTTACCGGTACCATTGATCGATTCCCTGAGGTCAGACCTGATGTCGTCAAATACGCGTGACAAAGAAGAAAGCCTTGATCAGGCCATTTTGCTGATCACAGGGCTGGGACTGGTCAGAAAGTGTGTTCCTGAAGATGTTGTTTATTCTGAAAACAATACCATTTTACCATTCCAGGATTTCGAAACCTCCCTGAGCAAAGAGGCATCCAACCAAATCGCAAGAATCGTGAATTATATGAAAGAAGGCGATTCGGTTATTGTCAGGAGGGACACTACCGATCCAAATTTATACGGGATAATGGGTGAAAACTGGGATTTCATTATTAAAAATCCTGTAACCTATGAAAATGTGATGCGGGGAGAAAATGCATTTCTCTTATCGGCCGGATTTGCAGGAGCGAAATACCATCTCACCGGCCAGGATTCCCCAACCACCGACACTATCCGGGAAACCACGGCAAACGAGATCTTTCAGTATCTTGAGAACTACATGATCCCGAACCAGGAAGATTTTAAAGTGATAAACCTTGATGCAATGTCAAATATATGGCCGGAAGGATTGCAGGCAGATACAACATTTACAGACTATAACGCACGGGTGTTAGGTCCCCGTTCCCGGCAGCAGGATTACGGATGGATACCTATGTTACATCAAATGGTATTCGGTGGTAAAAATTACCTGATGAGTTACCTGCCACCGGATACAATCTTTTACAATGATCCCGAGGCGTATTATGAATACCTGTTGGAACTTGCACCTTCTGAAGGTCCATACAATTACAACGATTCTATTTATCCCAATTTCGAGTGGTCATCAACATCAAGGACCATACACCCGGAACGGAGAGGAGAAACGGGTACTGCATTTCCGGGAAACTATAACGGACTGGATTATATGCTTTATTATAATCTTTATCGTATTTTGTTCGAGTATCCGGTTATTATAGAGGAGATTACACCAGAAGACTTCCTTGTTTTTCCAAATCCGGCAAAAGATTATATTATGGTGTCTTACCCGCAACCCTTCCGTCTCAAATTGACAGATACATATGGCCGTCTTCTTCAGGAGAAGCAATGCTCCCATGCGGGTGTTTACAAAATGTCACTGAATTCATTTTCATCCGGCACCTATATTTTGATCATTTTTCCTGAGAAAGAAAAACCCATAGCAAAAAAAATAATAATACTGTAA
- a CDS encoding ribulose-phosphate 3-epimerase yields MKHLIAPSLLSADFGKLREEIEMVNNSEADWFHIDIMDGVFVPNISFGFPVLKSIRKYAAKPLDVHLMIIDPDRYLERFREAGADLISVHYEACTHLHRTVQAIKNTGCKAGVVLNPHTPVALLDDIIADLNLVLIMAVNPGYGGQKFIQRTYEKVKQLKKMISQRNSDALIEIDGGVTLDNAGPLIQAGADVLVAGNTVFASDNPVETIRRLKNMD; encoded by the coding sequence ATGAAACATCTGATAGCACCTTCACTCCTTTCCGCTGATTTCGGTAAACTCAGGGAAGAAATTGAAATGGTGAACAATAGTGAGGCCGACTGGTTTCATATCGACATCATGGATGGCGTTTTTGTCCCCAATATATCATTTGGTTTTCCTGTATTAAAAAGCATCCGGAAATATGCAGCCAAACCGCTTGATGTGCATCTTATGATCATTGATCCCGACCGCTATCTTGAACGCTTTCGCGAGGCGGGAGCCGATTTGATTAGTGTACATTACGAAGCCTGCACACATTTGCATCGCACGGTTCAGGCAATTAAAAACACCGGTTGCAAAGCCGGAGTGGTGTTAAATCCCCATACACCGGTTGCATTGCTAGACGATATCATTGCCGACCTTAACCTTGTCCTGATCATGGCAGTTAATCCGGGTTATGGGGGTCAAAAATTCATTCAACGCACCTATGAGAAAGTCAAACAATTAAAAAAGATGATCTCACAACGAAACAGCGATGCACTTATTGAAATTGACGGGGGGGTAACTCTTGATAATGCCGGGCCTCTCATTCAGGCCGGCGCTGACGTGCTCGTTGCCGGAAACACGGTTTTTGCATCAGACAACCCGGTGGAGACGATAAGAAGATTGAAAAATATGGATTAG
- a CDS encoding sigma-70 family RNA polymerase sigma factor, with the protein MRQLKITKQVTNRETASLDKYLQEIGKVELLTAEEEVTLAQRIKQGDRLALEKLTKANLRFVVSVSKQYQNQGLSLPDLINEGNLGLIKAAQRFDETRGFKFISYAVWWIRQSILQALAEQSRIVRLPLNKIGSINKINKAYAKLEQDNEREPKAEEIAEMLDIPETEVKESLRNSGRHVSMDAPLIQDEENTMYDVLKSDEGPTPETELMYESLRKEIDRAISTLTPREADVIRLYFGLNSKHPMTLEEIGEKFDLTRERVRQIKEKAIRRLKHTSRSKILKTYLG; encoded by the coding sequence ATGAGGCAACTAAAGATCACCAAGCAGGTAACCAACCGTGAAACCGCGTCTCTCGACAAGTATTTGCAAGAGATAGGCAAGGTTGAGTTGCTAACGGCTGAGGAAGAAGTAACGCTCGCCCAGCGTATTAAACAAGGTGACAGGCTGGCTCTTGAAAAACTGACCAAAGCGAACCTGCGGTTTGTGGTGTCGGTATCCAAGCAATATCAGAATCAGGGTTTGAGCCTCCCCGACCTTATCAATGAAGGTAATCTGGGGTTGATCAAGGCCGCCCAGCGTTTCGATGAAACGAGGGGTTTTAAATTCATCTCTTATGCCGTTTGGTGGATCCGCCAATCGATACTCCAGGCTTTGGCAGAACAATCAAGGATCGTAAGGCTGCCGTTAAACAAAATCGGCTCCATCAACAAGATCAACAAAGCTTACGCCAAGCTGGAGCAGGATAATGAAAGGGAACCCAAGGCAGAAGAGATAGCTGAAATGCTCGACATACCCGAAACCGAGGTGAAGGAATCATTAAGGAATTCCGGAAGACATGTTTCAATGGATGCTCCTCTTATCCAGGATGAAGAAAACACAATGTATGATGTGTTGAAATCGGATGAAGGACCTACACCTGAAACAGAACTGATGTATGAATCCCTTCGCAAGGAAATTGACCGTGCCATCTCCACCCTGACACCCAGGGAGGCAGATGTGATCCGGCTCTACTTTGGTCTGAACAGCAAGCATCCCATGACACTGGAAGAGATCGGAGAAAAATTCGATCTGACCAGAGAAAGGGTGCGGCAAATCAAAGAGAAGGCCATTCGTCGTTTAAAACACACTTCCCGAAGCAAAATTTTAAAGACATATCTGGGATAG
- a CDS encoding aminoacyl-histidine dipeptidase: protein MNNELLNLQPSKVWYYFSEILKIPRPSKKEEKIAAYIKDFGKKHNLETLEDEVGNILIRKQASKGRGNMVPVILQSHIDMVCEKNEDTVHDFNQDPIQAYIDNGWVKARGTTLGADDGIGIATQLAILASEDIEHGPMECLFTVDEETGLTGAFGLKAGFLNGKILLNLDSEDEGQLFIGCAGGRDTVAEIQTGWLTTPENHQAFRIKVSGLLGGHSGDDINKGRGNANKILNRVLWDASNTLGALVATFEGGNLRNAIAREASATVMVPDKQAANLKKLTENYDQAIKKELHISDPGVKIQIEETNQPERVLDTITQAALINSVYACPHGVIAMSQDIKDFVETSTNLASVKTGSDAIIITTSQRSSVDSAKTDICNMVASVFRLVNARITHSDGYPGWTPDPNSRIVEITRQAYTDLFGEEPKVLAIHAGLECGLIGDKYPGMDMISYGPTLRGVHSPDERLEISTVTKFWDLTLEVLKRIPEEK, encoded by the coding sequence ATGAACAACGAATTATTAAACCTTCAGCCTTCCAAAGTCTGGTATTATTTTTCGGAAATCCTGAAGATTCCAAGACCTTCGAAAAAAGAAGAGAAAATTGCGGCTTATATTAAAGATTTTGGCAAAAAACATAATCTGGAAACCTTAGAGGATGAGGTTGGAAATATTTTAATCCGCAAACAAGCCAGTAAAGGCAGGGGAAACATGGTCCCAGTCATCCTGCAAAGCCATATTGATATGGTTTGTGAGAAAAATGAAGATACGGTCCATGATTTTAACCAAGATCCAATACAGGCATATATTGACAATGGATGGGTTAAGGCACGCGGAACGACCTTAGGAGCCGATGATGGTATTGGCATCGCAACCCAGCTAGCTATTCTGGCTTCCGAAGATATTGAGCATGGCCCGATGGAATGTTTGTTCACTGTTGACGAAGAGACTGGATTAACAGGCGCTTTCGGTCTTAAAGCAGGCTTCTTAAATGGAAAGATCCTGCTGAATCTCGATTCTGAAGACGAAGGACAGCTTTTTATCGGATGTGCCGGCGGAAGAGATACGGTTGCCGAGATACAAACAGGATGGCTCACCACACCGGAGAATCATCAGGCATTCAGGATTAAGGTCTCAGGTTTACTTGGTGGACATAGCGGGGATGATATCAATAAAGGACGGGGCAATGCGAATAAAATACTCAACCGCGTACTTTGGGACGCATCAAACACCTTAGGTGCACTTGTCGCAACGTTCGAAGGCGGTAACTTACGGAATGCAATTGCCAGAGAAGCTTCGGCTACTGTTATGGTTCCCGATAAGCAGGCAGCCAATCTGAAAAAGTTGACAGAGAATTACGACCAGGCCATAAAAAAAGAATTGCATATCTCCGATCCCGGAGTGAAAATTCAGATTGAAGAAACAAATCAACCTGAACGTGTACTTGACACCATAACACAAGCAGCCCTGATCAACAGCGTATATGCCTGTCCCCACGGTGTCATTGCCATGTCGCAGGATATTAAAGACTTTGTGGAAACCTCTACAAACCTGGCATCCGTGAAAACCGGTTCCGATGCAATTATTATTACCACAAGCCAGCGTAGTTCTGTTGATTCAGCAAAAACGGATATCTGTAATATGGTTGCCAGTGTCTTCCGGTTGGTCAACGCACGGATTACTCATAGTGATGGTTATCCGGGCTGGACACCCGATCCCAACTCCAGGATTGTTGAGATCACACGGCAGGCCTACACAGACCTTTTCGGAGAAGAGCCGAAGGTTCTTGCTATCCATGCAGGACTGGAATGCGGGCTCATCGGCGATAAATATCCCGGTATGGATATGATCTCATACGGACCTACACTGCGGGGAGTGCATTCACCCGACGAAAGACTTGAAATATCAACGGTTACAAAATTCTGGGATCTTACCCTGGAGGTATTAAAAAGAATTCCTGAAGAGAAATAA
- the pnp gene encoding polyribonucleotide nucleotidyltransferase, producing MTVKGITKSFDLGGKTVSIETGRLAKQADGSAVVKMGNTMLLATVVAKKDPLEGADFLPLTVEYKEKYAATGKFPGGFFKREARPSEYEILIARLVDRALRPIFPDNYHCDTQVLITLISGDKDVAPDALAALAASSALAVSDIPFNGPISEVRVAKIQNEYIINPTISSLEHATLDLMVAATIDNIVMVEGEMKEVSEQEMLEALKIAHEAIRIQCNAQLELAEMAGKAGAKREIEPEKEDEELRQRLIEATGDKVYDLAKSFINNKKIRNEKFSEVEKEFLSTFSEEELEEKEALIKKYFHDLQKEIIRKMVLYEKVRLDGRKTDEIRDIWCEVDYLPSAHGSAVFTRGETQSLVTVTLGTKLDEQVIDGAIIEGTSNFILHYNFPGFSTGEVKPIRSTSRREIGHGNLAMRALKQVIPNGEENPYTIRIVSDILESNGSSSMATVCGGTLALMDAGVRITRPVSGIAMGMISDAETGKYAILSDILGDEDHLGDMDFKVTGTRNGITACQMDIKVEGLSYEVLEEALEQAKKGRIHILDIMEKTISEPRADYKDHVPRIEKMIVNREFIGAIIGPSGKVIQEIQRETNTTIVIEEEGEYGIVDIVSSDKESIEKAKLRIRRIVAVPEVGEVYLGTVKNITTFGAFVEILPGKDGLLHISEIDWKRLKDVESVLKVGDQIEVKLIGVDAKTGKLKLSRKVLLPQPPRQNQD from the coding sequence ATGACAGTAAAAGGTATTACGAAATCGTTCGACCTTGGAGGGAAAACGGTTTCAATTGAAACCGGCCGACTGGCGAAGCAGGCCGACGGTTCAGCTGTGGTAAAGATGGGCAACACCATGTTGCTTGCCACGGTGGTAGCCAAGAAAGACCCCCTGGAGGGAGCAGATTTTCTACCCCTTACGGTAGAGTATAAAGAAAAATATGCCGCAACCGGCAAATTCCCGGGTGGCTTTTTCAAGCGTGAGGCTCGGCCCTCGGAGTATGAAATCCTCATTGCCCGTTTGGTCGACAGGGCCTTACGTCCCATATTCCCTGATAATTACCATTGCGATACACAGGTACTCATCACCTTGATATCCGGAGATAAGGATGTTGCTCCCGATGCACTTGCTGCCCTTGCCGCTTCATCGGCACTGGCGGTATCCGATATTCCGTTCAATGGACCGATCTCTGAAGTAAGGGTTGCAAAGATACAGAACGAATACATTATCAATCCTACCATTTCATCATTGGAGCATGCCACATTGGACCTGATGGTGGCAGCTACAATTGACAATATCGTCATGGTAGAAGGAGAAATGAAGGAAGTTTCCGAACAGGAAATGCTGGAAGCTCTTAAAATCGCTCACGAAGCCATTCGCATTCAATGCAACGCGCAACTTGAACTTGCCGAAATGGCAGGAAAAGCCGGGGCAAAAAGAGAAATTGAACCGGAAAAGGAAGATGAAGAGCTTCGTCAGCGACTCATTGAAGCCACAGGTGACAAGGTCTATGACCTGGCCAAATCCTTCATTAACAACAAAAAAATAAGGAATGAAAAATTCAGCGAAGTTGAAAAAGAATTCCTGAGCACCTTCTCCGAAGAAGAGCTGGAAGAAAAAGAGGCTCTGATAAAAAAATATTTCCACGATCTTCAGAAAGAGATCATCCGCAAGATGGTACTTTACGAAAAGGTAAGGTTGGATGGACGAAAAACAGATGAAATACGCGATATCTGGTGTGAAGTGGATTATTTGCCTTCAGCGCATGGCTCTGCCGTATTCACACGCGGCGAAACACAGTCTCTGGTAACAGTAACTCTTGGCACCAAGCTTGATGAACAGGTCATTGATGGAGCCATTATCGAAGGCACCAGTAATTTCATCCTGCATTATAACTTCCCGGGTTTTTCAACCGGAGAGGTAAAGCCCATACGGAGCACATCCCGTCGGGAGATTGGCCATGGAAACCTTGCCATGAGGGCGCTTAAACAAGTTATTCCCAATGGGGAAGAAAACCCATACACCATAAGGATAGTTTCAGATATACTCGAATCCAACGGTTCGTCATCCATGGCAACGGTTTGCGGTGGCACCCTCGCACTGATGGATGCCGGTGTCAGGATTACCCGCCCGGTTTCAGGAATTGCCATGGGTATGATCAGTGATGCTGAAACAGGAAAGTATGCTATCCTGTCAGACATCCTTGGCGATGAAGACCACCTTGGTGACATGGACTTCAAAGTTACCGGAACACGAAATGGAATCACCGCCTGCCAGATGGACATAAAAGTTGAAGGCTTATCCTATGAAGTATTGGAAGAAGCTCTGGAACAAGCAAAAAAAGGAAGGATACATATTCTCGACATCATGGAGAAGACCATTTCCGAACCCAGGGCCGATTATAAAGATCATGTTCCCAGGATAGAAAAGATGATCGTTAACCGTGAATTCATCGGAGCCATCATAGGACCTTCAGGTAAGGTGATCCAGGAAATTCAGCGCGAAACCAACACAACCATTGTAATTGAGGAAGAAGGAGAATATGGAATAGTGGATATAGTTTCAAGTGACAAGGAATCTATAGAAAAGGCCAAGCTGAGGATACGCCGGATCGTGGCTGTACCGGAAGTTGGGGAAGTATACCTTGGAACTGTAAAAAACATCACAACTTTTGGTGCTTTTGTGGAGATTTTACCGGGTAAAGACGGGCTTCTTCACATATCGGAAATCGACTGGAAAAGGCTGAAGGATGTAGAAAGCGTGTTAAAGGTGGGAGATCAGATTGAGGTAAAGCTGATTGGCGTGGATGCTAAAACGGGAAAGCTGAAGCTTTCACGTAAGGTATTGCTTCCTCAGCCACCAAGGCAAAATCAGGATTGA
- a CDS encoding sodium/sugar symporter, translating to MNTSGFLTIDYLVFIAYGLLIIGVGLWVSRTKKGTKKTAQDYFLASKALPWWAIGASLIASNISAEQYIGMSGSGFAIGLGIASYEWMAAITLIIVGKFFLPVFLEKKIYTMPQFLEMRYDNRVRTAMASFWLLVYVFVNLTSVLYLGALALHTIMDIPLTWGIIGLAAFAAIYSIYGGLSAVAWTDVIQVIFLIGGGLLTTFLALDAVSGGEGIVAGFSEMLEKAPKHFNMILEKGQHMIPDGKGGVKDAYLDLPGLGVLIGGMWIANISYWGFNQYIIQRGLAAKNIREAQRGVIFAGFLKILIPVIVVVPGIAAFVLTADDPSVVIEPSDKAYPWLLHTFVPAGLKGLAFAALIAAIVSSLASMLNSTSTIFTMDIYKNYIRKNVSDTQMVPVGRMVSLIALIIAIITARPLLGSLDQAFQYIQEFTGFVTPGVVVIFCFGLFWKRMTPNAALLVAILTIPLSFLFKVILPSQPFLDRMGVVFLVLAGIGILISLLEPKSKVTKGIDLHKGLFHTGPVFNVGAIILSAIVAALYIIFW from the coding sequence ATGAATACTTCCGGATTCCTTACTATTGATTACCTGGTTTTCATAGCTTACGGATTACTGATTATTGGCGTAGGTTTATGGGTTTCAAGAACCAAGAAAGGTACCAAGAAGACTGCGCAGGATTATTTTCTGGCCAGCAAAGCCTTGCCCTGGTGGGCTATTGGAGCTTCCCTGATTGCCTCCAATATTTCTGCCGAGCAATACATAGGTATGTCCGGATCAGGTTTCGCAATCGGATTGGGCATTGCATCCTATGAGTGGATGGCTGCCATAACATTGATCATTGTGGGGAAGTTTTTTCTTCCGGTTTTCCTGGAAAAAAAGATTTATACTATGCCTCAGTTCCTTGAAATGAGGTATGATAACAGGGTAAGGACGGCCATGGCCTCCTTCTGGCTCCTGGTATATGTTTTTGTCAACCTCACATCGGTGCTGTACCTGGGAGCTCTGGCTTTACATACCATTATGGATATTCCTCTTACCTGGGGTATCATCGGCCTTGCTGCTTTTGCTGCCATTTATTCGATTTATGGAGGGCTTTCGGCAGTTGCCTGGACTGACGTTATCCAGGTTATTTTCCTGATAGGGGGTGGTTTGCTTACAACTTTCCTTGCATTGGATGCTGTTTCCGGTGGTGAGGGTATTGTTGCAGGATTTAGTGAGATGCTTGAGAAAGCTCCCAAACATTTTAATATGATCCTGGAAAAAGGACAGCATATGATACCGGATGGGAAAGGCGGGGTAAAAGATGCTTATCTGGATCTTCCCGGACTTGGCGTGTTGATAGGGGGTATGTGGATTGCCAATATTTCGTACTGGGGATTCAACCAATATATTATTCAGCGTGGACTTGCTGCTAAAAATATCCGTGAGGCCCAAAGGGGAGTGATTTTTGCCGGATTCCTGAAAATTTTAATCCCGGTGATTGTGGTAGTTCCGGGTATTGCCGCCTTCGTTCTTACCGCGGATGATCCTTCAGTAGTAATTGAACCCAGCGATAAGGCCTATCCATGGCTGTTACATACTTTTGTGCCGGCCGGGTTGAAAGGTCTTGCCTTTGCCGCATTGATAGCTGCCATCGTATCTTCTCTCGCGTCGATGCTTAACTCAACCTCAACCATTTTTACCATGGATATTTACAAAAACTATATCCGTAAAAATGTTTCCGATACTCAAATGGTTCCGGTTGGAAGGATGGTAAGCCTTATCGCACTCATTATCGCCATCATTACGGCACGCCCGCTACTGGGAAGCCTTGATCAGGCATTCCAGTATATTCAGGAATTCACAGGATTTGTGACTCCGGGTGTGGTGGTGATATTCTGTTTCGGGCTGTTCTGGAAACGAATGACTCCCAATGCTGCTTTGCTGGTGGCGATCCTGACAATTCCGCTTTCTTTCCTGTTTAAGGTAATCCTGCCTTCACAGCCTTTCCTCGACAGGATGGGCGTGGTTTTCCTGGTGCTTGCCGGAATTGGGATACTTATCAGCCTCCTGGAACCAAAATCAAAAGTTACAAAGGGTATTGACCTTCACAAGGGGTTATTTCACACCGGACCGGTATTTAATGTCGGTGCGATCATCCTCTCCGCTATTGTCGCTGCCCTGTATATTATTTTCTGGTAG
- a CDS encoding ABC transporter ATP-binding protein: MSVIEVINIEKTYQETKVPVHAVNGINLEFDEGEFTAIVGPSGSGKTTLLNMIGGLDAPTNGEVLINNINLSTLRSRKLIDFRLRNIGFVFQAYNLIPVLTALENVAFILQLQGWSKQKRHDRAKELLNAVGIDDERFHHRPGNLSGGQQQRVAVARALAPRPKFILADEPTANLDSRSTSELLDIMQKMNEESKITFIFSTHDQRVMDKAKRIITIEDGKVKEDLSVRN, from the coding sequence ATGTCAGTAATTGAAGTTATAAACATTGAAAAGACCTACCAGGAAACGAAAGTGCCTGTGCATGCCGTGAACGGTATTAATCTGGAGTTCGATGAAGGCGAATTCACGGCAATAGTTGGTCCTTCCGGGTCAGGCAAAACAACGCTTCTGAATATGATCGGAGGGCTGGATGCACCCACAAATGGAGAAGTATTGATCAATAACATCAATCTGTCAACCTTACGTTCGAGGAAGCTCATCGATTTCCGGTTGAGAAACATCGGTTTTGTTTTCCAGGCATATAATCTTATACCGGTATTAACAGCATTGGAAAATGTGGCTTTCATATTGCAATTGCAGGGTTGGTCAAAGCAAAAAAGACACGATAGAGCAAAAGAATTGCTCAATGCAGTTGGTATTGATGATGAGCGTTTTCATCACCGTCCGGGTAACCTTTCGGGAGGTCAGCAGCAGCGTGTTGCCGTAGCCAGGGCGTTGGCACCCCGGCCCAAATTTATTCTGGCCGATGAACCGACGGCCAACCTCGATTCCAGGTCCACATCCGAATTGCTTGACATCATGCAAAAGATGAATGAAGAATCAAAGATCACATTTATCTTTTCCACGCACGACCAGCGTGTTATGGACAAGGCAAAAAGGATTATCACCATTGAAGACGGGAAAGTAAAAGAAGATCTGTCTGTCAGAAACTAA
- the rpsO gene encoding 30S ribosomal protein S15 — MYLTTEIKQNFFKDHGKSEFDTGSAEGQIALFTYRIKHLTEHLKENKKDTATRRSLVLLVGKRRKLLDYLKNTEIARYRSIIKELGIRK, encoded by the coding sequence ATGTACTTAACAACTGAAATCAAGCAGAATTTTTTCAAAGATCACGGTAAGTCGGAATTTGACACCGGTTCAGCTGAAGGGCAGATTGCGCTTTTTACATACAGGATCAAACATCTTACAGAGCATCTGAAAGAAAACAAGAAAGACACTGCAACCCGCAGGTCGTTGGTATTGTTGGTCGGCAAAAGAAGGAAGTTGCTTGATTATCTAAAGAACACGGAAATTGCACGGTACCGCTCCATCATCAAGGAATTGGGTATCCGTAAGTAA
- a CDS encoding ABC transporter permease, with translation MIVSVSWKNIWRNKTRSMVVILAVALGLFGTVFMIALMNGLIDQKVDASISNELSNIQIHTPGFLEDKSIQHMMDNAGLLVEKVKKTEGVKAVCRRTKSMGMVSTASSGSGVMVNGIIPQEEKMVTDIHKHTVDGSYFEQNFKVTPSIFIGKKLAEKLNAGVGSKIVMTIQSTSGDITYGLYRVVGIYKTDNAMYDEANVFVENTSLVDLIAVDPDKSSEIAILLENNDLTDKVTSNLKDSFPKLSVLSWKESDPAVFAMISLMDQFSWFMVAIIMIALVFVIVNAMLMAILERTREIGMLMAIGMNKRRVFLMIMMETIFLSITGAIAGILLTVITVALTYQQGINFAAFAEGFESIGYSALVFPTVKTTFYISIGVIVIITAAIASVWPARKALKLQPAAAVREDA, from the coding sequence ATGATCGTATCTGTATCCTGGAAAAATATTTGGAGAAATAAAACCCGAAGCATGGTGGTTATCCTGGCCGTCGCTCTTGGGTTATTCGGAACGGTATTCATGATAGCCCTTATGAATGGTCTGATTGACCAAAAAGTGGATGCTTCCATCAGTAATGAACTGTCGAACATTCAGATACATACCCCTGGTTTCCTGGAAGATAAATCCATACAACATATGATGGATAATGCCGGGTTGCTTGTTGAAAAAGTAAAGAAAACCGAAGGGGTTAAGGCTGTTTGCCGGCGAACAAAATCAATGGGCATGGTCAGCACAGCAAGTTCCGGCAGCGGTGTAATGGTAAACGGTATCATTCCGCAGGAAGAAAAGATGGTGACAGACATACACAAACATACAGTGGATGGATCCTATTTTGAACAAAACTTTAAAGTAACCCCATCAATCTTTATCGGAAAAAAACTTGCAGAAAAACTGAATGCCGGAGTCGGCTCTAAAATTGTGATGACTATTCAAAGCACATCCGGAGATATCACCTACGGGCTATACCGCGTAGTAGGCATATACAAAACAGACAACGCAATGTATGACGAAGCCAATGTTTTTGTAGAAAACACAAGTCTCGTCGATTTAATTGCAGTGGATCCTGACAAATCATCTGAAATTGCCATATTACTTGAAAACAATGATCTTACCGATAAGGTAACAAGCAACCTGAAAGATTCTTTCCCGAAGCTAAGCGTTTTATCCTGGAAAGAATCCGATCCTGCTGTCTTCGCCATGATCAGCCTTATGGATCAGTTTTCCTGGTTTATGGTAGCCATAATAATGATTGCACTGGTATTTGTGATAGTTAATGCAATGTTAATGGCCATCCTGGAACGTACCAGAGAAATTGGGATGCTGATGGCCATAGGAATGAACAAAAGGAGGGTCTTTCTGATGATAATGATGGAAACCATTTTTCTTTCGATCACCGGGGCCATTGCAGGGATATTATTGACTGTTATCACCGTTGCTTTAACTTACCAACAGGGTATCAATTTTGCCGCTTTCGCAGAAGGATTTGAATCGATTGGATACAGTGCTCTGGTTTTCCCTACTGTTAAAACGACATTTTACATTAGTATCGGAGTTATCGTGATAATAACAGCTGCTATCGCTTCGGTCTGGCCTGCCAGAAAAGCTTTGAAACTGCAACCGGCAGCGGCTGTTCGCGAAGATGCCTGA